The Candidatus Neomarinimicrobiota bacterium genome includes a window with the following:
- a CDS encoding pectate lyase, which produces MSSGAKEDTQQVEQKIKAFPGAEGFGAFAQGGRDGRVLHVTNLTDDGKGSLRWAIQQEGPRTVVFDVSGTIILEGEISIENPYITIAGQTAPGDGICLRDAPLEISTHDVVIRYLRSRLGDQGERGDAISISEGHDIIVDHCSASWSTDEVLSASTGDPDLTDVTVQWCFITEALNFENHGFGSLIRGTGGARYSYHHNLYAHNRGRNPRPGNYDRNPRQEDPDGLLLDFRNNVIYNWGGAHAGYNADSESITKLNYVGNYLIPGANSENNGIAYQTGSPFNKAYFQNNYYDYEKPSNRWEVVRFGADWSQEQIDAYKQNQPFSAGTIATDDPQRAFEKVLTHGGASIPNRDAVDSRIVVHVQNHSGNIIDSHSEVGGWPDLQSQPAPTDTDRDGMPDSWEKKNGLDPKDASDRNNVAPDGYTMLEKYLNSLVDSGWTD; this is translated from the coding sequence ATTTCATCAGGTGCGAAAGAAGATACACAGCAGGTTGAGCAGAAGATAAAAGCGTTCCCCGGCGCGGAAGGATTTGGCGCCTTTGCGCAGGGCGGTCGTGATGGCCGTGTACTCCACGTAACCAACCTCACCGATGATGGAAAGGGAAGCTTACGGTGGGCGATCCAGCAGGAAGGTCCTCGTACGGTTGTCTTTGATGTATCGGGAACGATTATCCTTGAAGGCGAGATTTCCATTGAAAATCCGTATATCACCATTGCGGGGCAAACGGCTCCCGGCGACGGCATCTGTCTCCGGGACGCCCCACTCGAAATAAGCACCCATGACGTGGTGATTCGTTACCTCCGATCCAGGCTTGGTGACCAAGGGGAGCGAGGCGATGCGATTTCCATTTCTGAAGGCCATGATATCATAGTCGATCATTGCTCCGCCAGCTGGAGTACCGACGAGGTCCTCTCGGCCTCGACCGGCGACCCTGATCTGACCGACGTGACCGTGCAATGGTGTTTTATCACCGAGGCGCTGAATTTCGAAAACCACGGTTTCGGTTCACTCATCCGGGGAACCGGGGGAGCCCGGTACAGTTACCATCATAACCTCTACGCCCATAACCGGGGACGCAACCCCCGTCCCGGCAACTACGACAGGAATCCCCGCCAGGAAGATCCGGACGGCCTCCTGCTCGATTTTCGCAATAACGTCATATACAACTGGGGAGGGGCGCATGCCGGCTACAATGCCGATTCGGAAAGTATTACCAAACTGAACTACGTTGGAAATTATTTAATTCCCGGCGCCAATTCCGAAAACAACGGTATTGCCTATCAGACCGGTTCGCCGTTCAACAAGGCGTACTTCCAAAACAACTACTATGACTACGAGAAACCGAGCAACCGGTGGGAGGTGGTGAGGTTCGGTGCCGACTGGAGTCAAGAGCAGATTGACGCGTACAAACAGAATCAGCCGTTCTCAGCGGGAACAATAGCAACCGATGATCCACAGAGGGCATTTGAAAAAGTGCTTACCCATGGTGGTGCAAGTATCCCGAATCGTGATGCTGTGGACTCACGTATTGTTGTGCATGTCCAAAACCACTCGGGAAATATCATCGACAGCCATAGCGAAGTCGGCGGTTGGCCGGATTTACAGAGCCAGCCAGCACCAACCGATACTGATCGTGATGGCATGCCCGATAGTTGGGAAAAGAAGAACGGGCTTGATCCCAAAGATGCCAGTGACCGGAACAATGTCGCACCCGATGGATATACCATGCTGGAAAAATATCTGAACAGTCTGGTGGATTCAGGTTGGACGGATTAA
- a CDS encoding PKD domain-containing protein, which yields MDWCTQSYEEANHPPVPALGHPEAITIQSGEGFDLDASGTSDPDGDNLSCRWFHYPGAYG from the coding sequence TTGGACTGGTGCACGCAATCATATGAGGAAGCCAATCATCCGCCCGTTCCTGCCTTGGGGCACCCTGAAGCAATCACCATACAATCGGGCGAGGGGTTTGATTTGGATGCGAGCGGCACGAGCGATCCGGATGGCGATAATCTGAGTTGCCGGTGGTTTCACTATCCCGGGGCGTATGGGTAA
- a CDS encoding DUF1593 domain-containing protein → MKHLIAALVLIVFSALLFSGCSTPTTDLNNPRVIATTDGEIDDQCSIVRFLLYTNDLDVEGIVTSSSQYHAHGHNWAGDDWVQPYLEAYADVYPNLIKHDPDYPTPEYLQSVTKLGNVKAEGAMDEKTPGSRLIVDVLLDESDDRPVWLQAWGGPNTIARALKTIEEEHPEKMEEVANKIRFYFIWEQDSTYQSYIRPHWGQHNIPTIISDQFLAMAYDHQRREIPEEKKHYYSAEWMNQHLLQDHGPLLNLYQAHDNGRFRSEGDTPAFLHVIPTGLRSAESPGWGGWGGRFVSVRDNTWLDPVPEVGYEYPEGRWYTETAYGRVRLRQEIPNGEILTEYFKPQWRWIDAIQNDFTVRADWCVQSYAEANHPPAVELAHNWELTVQPGETVQLSARGTRDPDGDELNYRWWQYQAADSYGGAIALQDAETQDALFTMPADAGGGETIHVICEVTDQGTPPLTRYQRVVVTAGS, encoded by the coding sequence ATGAAACACCTGATAGCTGCTCTGGTACTCATTGTATTTTCGGCACTCCTCTTTTCCGGATGCTCTACTCCAACCACAGATCTCAACAACCCAAGGGTGATTGCCACCACGGATGGCGAAATTGACGATCAGTGTTCCATAGTGCGATTTCTGCTCTATACTAATGATTTGGACGTCGAGGGTATTGTCACTTCGAGCTCCCAATACCACGCACACGGTCATAATTGGGCCGGCGATGACTGGGTTCAACCATACCTGGAGGCATACGCTGACGTCTACCCCAACCTGATCAAGCATGACCCGGACTATCCCACGCCGGAGTATCTACAATCGGTGACCAAGCTCGGGAATGTAAAGGCAGAAGGCGCCATGGATGAAAAGACTCCGGGCTCCCGGCTGATTGTGGACGTCCTCCTGGATGAGTCGGACGACCGGCCGGTGTGGCTGCAAGCCTGGGGCGGACCCAACACCATCGCGCGGGCGCTGAAGACCATTGAGGAAGAGCACCCGGAAAAAATGGAGGAGGTGGCGAACAAGATCCGGTTTTACTTCATCTGGGAGCAGGATTCGACGTATCAATCATATATCCGGCCCCATTGGGGGCAGCACAATATTCCAACGATCATCTCCGATCAGTTCCTTGCCATGGCGTACGACCATCAGCGGAGGGAGATACCCGAGGAAAAGAAACACTATTATTCCGCAGAATGGATGAACCAGCATCTGCTGCAGGATCACGGCCCTCTGCTCAATTTGTACCAGGCGCATGATAATGGACGGTTCCGGTCCGAGGGCGACACGCCTGCGTTTCTGCACGTTATACCGACCGGATTGCGTAGCGCAGAGTCACCCGGCTGGGGGGGTTGGGGCGGTCGTTTTGTGAGCGTGCGTGATAATACCTGGCTCGATCCCGTGCCGGAAGTCGGATATGAGTATCCCGAGGGACGATGGTACACGGAAACGGCGTACGGCCGCGTACGCCTGCGGCAGGAAATTCCGAACGGCGAAATACTCACCGAGTATTTCAAACCCCAGTGGCGCTGGATTGATGCCATCCAGAACGATTTTACCGTCCGGGCCGACTGGTGCGTCCAGTCGTATGCAGAAGCGAATCATCCGCCAGCGGTCGAACTGGCTCACAATTGGGAATTAACCGTTCAGCCCGGCGAAACAGTCCAACTAAGTGCCCGGGGCACCCGGGATCCCGATGGGGATGAACTAAACTACCGCTGGTGGCAGTATCAGGCGGCGGACTCCTATGGCGGGGCTATCGCTCTTCAGGATGCCGAAACGCAAGATGCTTTGTTCACAATGCCCGCCGATGCCGGTGGTGGCGAAACCATCCATGTAATCTGTGAGGTGACGGATCAGGGGACGCCGCCCCTCACTCGGTATCAACGGGTGGTTGTGACTGCGGGATCATAA